The Sinomicrobium kalidii region ACAGTCCGCAAAGACGCTTTGGGCGGTAATCAGGTTGTTAATGTAGGAAAGCCTGTCAATTCTGCCGCTGATGATTTTGCCTATATCATTAACGAGGAGAACAAGAGCGGGTTCTTTTCTTCCAATCGTGGCCAGGATAGCGGTTTCGACAATATATACGCCCTTTTGGAAAAGGAACCGATCGCTCTTGCTGCAGAACTTTGCGGGCATGTGAGGGACAGTCTTACCAAGGAACCATTGCCCGGGACACAGCTCACCTTATACGATGAGAATGGCCGGGAACTAAAAACGCTTCAAACCGATAGCTCAGGCGATTTTTGCCTGGAAGTAGCCCTCCGTAAAAATTATAACCTCCGGGCTGAAAAAGCGGAATACCAAATCCACGAGGAGTTTATTACCGGCCTGAAGAACGGGGAAAAGCGGGAATTATTAATTGAACTGAACAGGGAAGATATCGTAGTAACCACCGGGGATGACCTGACCGAAAAACTGGGATTAAAACCCATTTATTTTGACTTTGACGGCTACAGGATACGGGAAGTATCGAAAATAGAGTTGGGTAAAGTTATTGAAGTCATGCAGCAATATCCCGGGATCTCCATTGATGTACGGTCACATACCGACAGCAGGGGAAGCGATTCCTATAACCTGCAATTATCCGAAAGAAGGGCCAAAGCTACAGTAGATTATATAGTGAATACGGGAGAAATATCGCGTAACAGGATAAACGGGAAAGGTTATGGAGAAACACAACTGGTAAATGAATGCAGTAATGATGTACCGTGTACGGCCGAACAGCATCAATTGAACAGGAGAAGTGAATTTGTTATCATAAAGATGTAGGGAGTTCACAGCCCGGAAAACAGCGCGCCTTTAATTCCCGGGAGGCCTCTGCATAGATTTTATAGAAAACGCTAAAACTGTACCTACTATGGAAAGTATATATGAAATAATGGTAGAACCGGACTATATTAATGATACCGGTAGTCCGGATGAGGGATTTTATAGGAAAAGGAAGGGGCTTGAGGTTGAGGAAATCTTAAAGAATTTAAAAAAATACCTGGGGATCAAAACGAATGTGGAACTTTCGGAAATCCTTGATGTCCGACCCAATACCATATCTACGTGGAAAAAAAGGAACAGCATGGACTATAGTCGGTTGATAGCTATTGGAAAATCGCATAAACTGGACCTTAATCGCTTGTTTTCAAATAAAGTAAAGAAGGAGACATTCAATGAAAATGTCATTGTAGTACCCCGGGAGTTTCAATACCAGTACGTAACCAGCTTCGGTGAAAAAGAATTTCTGGATGGTATGCCCAGGTACAGATTTCCTTTTGCTACCGGAAAAGGAAAAATAAGAATATTCCAGGTAGATAATATCACTTCATTTTCTTCTTTTAAAGGAAATTTTTTTGCCGTCGGAGAGCTGATCAATGGTATCGGGAATATAACGGAAGACACGGTTTATATCGTTGTAAACAAAGTAAGTGGAATTTCCGTAGGCAAGATCGAACAATACGATAACGACCCGGATGCTTTGTATATCGTAAACAATCAAAATAAAATAATGAGAAATAAAATCAGGATATCTGCGGGGGATGTTGTGGAAATATGGGAGGTGAATAATATTGTTTTCGGGAAGTTATGATATCCGGAAGACTGATGAAATTCATGATCCGTCAGGCAGGATCGTGAGATATCCGTGAAAGAAGAAGCGGGGGATTAAAGATACTTGAGTAGATAGGCTAATAAAAAAAATATTATGTGGAAACCTATAATACGCAATAAAACCATTGCCCTTTAATTTCGGCCCGGGAGGTGCAAATAGCGATTAATCAAATAATACCACTAGAATTTACACGGCCGGAGCATCGCGGTCTGCCAGGCCATCGGCATTGCTTATTCTGTCCGATATGCGCTATCAATGTCCTTACATGTAAAATACATTGAATTTATGACCATCCGGGTCGGTAAAAACAAAACCATAATATCCATTTCCAAATTCTTCTGCGGGGGAAATGATCGTTCCGCCTGCTTTTATAACTTCATCCTCCCAATTGTTAACTTCCTCTTTGCTGTCAGCCGAAAGCGTGAATACAATTTCATTTCCATGTTTCAGGTCGGCTATTTCCCCTTTAATGTTCGATTTTAGTCAGATTTAAAAACCTATGGACTTCAAGACCATAGTGGTTTAGTACTTCCTTCAAAAAGAAATGAATTACAAAATCATTTTTGCCGACAAAAAAACTTGTTAATTCTTCAGATGCTCCATTGGATTTAAATCCTAATTCAGTGTAGAATTTAGTGGTCCGTTCCAAATCCTTCACAGTTAAATTTGCCCATATCTCTTTGTTTTTCATAATAGTTATGTTTTACAGTTTCTGATGTTTCATTTTTTTAATTGCTCTTTTTGCCTGCTTTGGCAATACCCGTGATTTCCAAAATTCCGACACTGTGTTCAAAGGTCATCCAACCGGGTATTGCCCCGGACAGGGTTTTTCTTCATCGGAAAGTGTTAAAGGAACGGTGCCGTTCCCTTCCTGTGGACGTCCCTTTACAATAATTTAATTTGCACATAACCATCCTGTTGATCAAAACGTATAGTTTTAACATTTCAAAGAAAAACCCAATGCAGGATGAAACCCTTTACAAACAACTTCAGGACGACAGGGAAGAAGCACTGGGTATTCTTTTTGACAAATACTTTCCCGGTCTGTGTTTCTATTCACAGCGTATTACCGGATCGAAAGAACTTGCCGAAGAAATAGTAGCCGATGTATTTATCAGGATCTGGGAAAACCGGAAAAAGACAAGTATAGGGAATGTCAGGAGTTATCTTTACACCGGTGTTAAAAACAGATCACTTCAAATCGTTGAGAAGGAAAAAACACATCGCTCTGCTAAGCGGGAACAGAACGATTTGTACTTACAGACCACCGATCATGAGTCCCGTACCATTTCGCGGGAATCCCTGGAACAGGTGATGGCCGTTATTCAGAAAATGCCGGAACAACGCCGGACCGTGTTTCTTTTAAACCGTATTAACGGGTTAAAGTACAAGGAAATAGCTGCAAGTCTTGATATTTCCATACACACTGTTCAGAATCACATGGTCAATGCGGTACGTTTTCTGCACGAAAACCTGTCCAGGAATTATTCCTCCAAATAAACTTTACTTAACCTTTTCTTAAACAATGTGAATAGCAGGTTCCGGCCCCAAACAGGTCTTTATCAGTAAAAGACCTAAATTCCCGTATGCTATGCAGGACAAATTCTGGGAGCTGACCACTAAATATTTTTCCAATGAAGCCAATGAAAAAGATATTCACCTGCTTTCCGAATTGCTTCAGAAAAATGAAGAATATCAAAAGATTTTTGACGAACTGGCCTTGCAGTGGAACATGGCCGGAAATATAGCTTATGCCTCCTTTGATAAGGAAAGGGCAAGTTTAAAGATGAATGCCGCGGTTTCTTCGGGGAGAAAACGGAATAAAAAACAGAGAAAGCTGTGGTGGAGTGCAGCGGCAGTCCTTTTGTGTTTACTGGGGCTTGTGCCGGTCATCCTGCTCAGGTCTTCCCGGTGGACTACATTTACCACAACAGACAATCAACACCTCAAGGTTTTGCTTCCCGACAGCTCATCCGTATGGCTCAACAGTAATGCTACGCTTGCCTATGATTTCAGTAAAGAGAATATACGCTGCGTCCGGTTGGAAGGAGAAGCCTATTTTGAGGTCACAAAAGATGCCCTGCGGCCGTTTGTTATAGAAAGTACCCACCTGACGACTACGGTACTGGGCACCTCCTTTAATATAAATGCCGGAAGTACGGAAGAGCAGGTGAGCGTAATAGAAGGGAAAGTAGCAGTAAAAAACCATAGGGGAGACCACGTGTTACTTCAGTCAGGCGACCAGGCAGGCTACCTGCAGGCTTCCGGAGGGCTGCGGAAGGTGAAAGTACACAATATTCACAATACCATTGCGTGGAAGGATGAAATATTTGATTTCAACAACATTCCCGTGGGCGATGCCCTGAATTACCTGGCAGAAGCCTATAACGTCTCTTTTGAGTATACGGACGAAAACATTAAACAATGTACCATAACCGCTTCCTTTGAGAAACAATCGCTAAAGACCATCCTTAATATTATCTGTCTTTCCATACACTGTAAATATCGTGTGTTGCCCGGTGAAAGGAAGGTTGTAATATCGGGGGAAGGATGTTAAAAAAAACCGGAAAATACTGGAACTATTTTCCGGCCAAAACCAATAAATGATTTTATCAACTAAATGCAATTTCAAAAATGAGAAAATTAATTCTTACAAAAAAGAAAATTCCTGTCATTTTTTTATGGCTGGCAGGGTGTTTTACGTTCCTTTATGGCGGACCGTTACGTGCCTTTAATGCCGATCCCGATCTTCTTCGGGAACGGGTTTCGCTAACGGTAAATAACCAAAGCCTGAAATATTTTTTGAAGAACATAGAACAACAACTGGAAATTAAGTTCGTATACAGTGAAAGCAGGATAGACCTCAGTAAGAGGGTATCCGGAAAATTTGATCGCGAACCGCTGGGGAATGTCCTCCGCAACAGTTTACCCGAATCCGTCGGATATGCGGTAAGCGGCCGTAGTATCATCCTGAAACCCAAAAAGGCCGGGAAGGAAAATCCGGTAGGTAAAGGGATAATCATGGGGAATATCAGAGGAAAAGACAGCGGCGAAGCGCTTCCTTACGCCACTATTATCGTCCGGGGGACCTCGAAGGGGACCGTAGCCGACGAGAGCGGTAATTTCAGGCTCCGTGACCTGAACGAAGGCACGGCTGTTCTGGAAGTAACTTATGTGGGGTATGAAAAACAGGAAAGCGAAGTGCATATAAGGAACGGAGAGACCATCAGGGCGGATTTTGTGCTCACTCCGCTGTTCGACCAGTTGGAAGGGGTCACCGTAACCGGTATCCGCCGCGGCGAAGTAAAGGCCCTTTCGCAAATGAAAGCCGCAGAAAACATAAAATATGTGATGTCGCAGGAACAGATGGAGCGTTTCCCGGATATGACACTGAGTGAGTCCCTGCAAAGGGTTCCCGGAGTGGCTGTCGGATATAGCTACGGACTTGCCAGGGACATTATTATCAGGGGGCTCGGTCAGGGCCTGAGTTCCATTACCATAAACGGTACGAGGTTACCTTCCACGAGTGCCGGGTACCGGGATACCGACCTTAATGGCGTATTGTCTGATGTGGTGGAAGCTGTAGAGGTAGTAAAGACCTTAACCCCGGATATGGATGCCGACGGAACCGGGGGAACCGTAAATATCATTACCAAAAGCCCGCCCCTGAACTCCAGGACACTGGATGCAAAAGCCTCCGCAGGATACAACAATCTGGTGGACAAGGCCAATTACGAAATGGGGGCCACTTACGGACAGCGGTTAAAAAAAACCGGGTTTGTGGTTGGTGCTAATTACCTGAGGACCAGTCGGGGTGAAGACCGTGTGGAAAAGGGCTATGACGAATATGAACTCGATGGCAGGGAACAGCTTTTACTGGAAGAGTACGATCTCACCGGTTATATGATCAAAAGAGACAATGTAGGAGTAAACGCGGAATTCGATTACTATCCCGATGACCATTCCAGGTATTACATAAGGGGATCTTACAATAAGTACTATGAAAAACAAAACAGGCTGCGCAGGATCACCGGTATAGGAGAATATATTTCCACTACCCGGATCAGTGATGTCCGGGTTACCCAGTTCGGGAACTGGAGGGATTATCACCGTGACCTCACCATCATTTCCATTGGGGGGAAGACGTCTTTTTCTTCCTGGAATCTGGACTTTGACCTGACGTACAGTGGCGGCAATTACGATCAGCCCATTTATTACAGGGCAAATTTCGAAAGGAGCGGCATGTCGGGTGAACTGGATCTCAGTAATCCCAGGGTTCCGAAGATAGATTACGTGGAAGAAGCCCCTTACGACCCCACTCAATATACCACCAACAGGTACATCAACCGTCACGATTCCTCAAAAGATCACGACGGACAGTTGACTTTTAACATTTCAAAACCTTATACCATAGGGGACATATCGGGAGAATTTAAATTTGGCGGGCGGTTCCGGTATAAATACAATGACCGTTCCAGAAATTATTTTCTCCACGACCTCAGGGAAGGAGAGTTCGTTCTTGCCGACTATCTTTCCGGTTATAGAAAAGATGATCATTTCGACAATAATTACGTACTTGACAATTTCCCGGATGCCGAGGCACTGGAAGATTTTTACGAAAATAACAAAGGCCTTTTTAAAGATAATGAAAATTATACACGACAGAATACCGATCCCGATTCCTTTTTCGGAAATGAGTATCTCGGGGCGGGATATGTCATGACCAAACTGAATTTCAGTAACTTTGAAGTCGTAGGCGGTGTTCGTTACGAACAGACCGGGTTTCACTATAAAGGAAACCAGGTGAATTTTGACGAAGATGGTAATTACCTGAATACCTTTCGTGTGGATTCTGAAAAGACTTTTGACGGCTTTTTCCCATCCCTGAACATAAAATACACGCTCAGGGAAAATACCAATTTCCGGTTTGCAGTAACAAGGTCGCTTTCCAGGCCCAGTTATTACGATCTGGTCCCCTGGGAAGAGGTCCTGAACAGCCGGGAAGAAATAAATATGGGAAACCCCGATCTCATACAGGCGACCTCGATGAACTACGACCTGCTTTTTGAACACTATTTTCAATCGGTGGGGTTGATATCCGGTGGTGTTTTTTACAAAAAGATCGGGAATTACATCTACGAATCCAATTACATCCGGGAAGGCGGTACATACGACGGCTGGGAGGTGGAACAGGTAGTAAACGGTGCCAGTGCCACCGTAAAGGGACTGGAATTGTCATGGCAACAGCAACTTACTTTTCTCCCCGGATTTCTCAACGGCCTGGGAATCTATGCCAATTATACTTATGTGGATTCGGAAATGGAAGTTCCGGGCATTGAACAGGTGAGGACCGTTAAACTCCCTGAAATGCGCCCGCATGTAGGAAATGTTTCGCTTTCTTATGAAAAATATGGTTTTTCCGGGAGAGTATCCATGTATTTTTACGATACCTACATTACCGAACTCGGAAACAATGCCGACCGGGACGAACTGGAAAGGGCCCGGAAACAGATAGACATATCGGCATCGCAAAAACTGAACGACAGGTGGAGTATTTTCGTTAACCTCAGTAATATTACCAATGCCCCGATCTCTTTCAGGTTCGGGGACGGACGTCGTCTGGACGACATGTATTATTCTTCCTGGGGGAACCTGGGAGTACGGTTTAATCTCAATTAAAATAAAAACTATAGATCATGTATAAAATTCAACTATTATCCGTTTTTCTGGCCGGCTTTTTCTGTATAGCGGTAAACGGGCAGGAGTTTTTGCCCGGCCCTTTTCCCGACCGTGTCGTATTGACGTGGAGCGATGATCCGCGAACTTCGCAGACCGTAAACTGGAGGACCGACGGACAGACCCGCATCTCCTACCTGGAAGTGGCCGAAGCCGATGCTTCCCCGGATTTTCCCTCAAAGGCGAAACGCATACAAGCGGAAACGTCATTTCTTGAAGTTGACGGCGTCAGGGCCAATTACCACACCGTAGAGATTGATTCCCTGTCGCCCGGGACTTTGTACGCTTACCGTGTAGGGCAGGGGGAGTCGTGGAGCGAATGGTACCATTTCAGTACGGCCCCGGAAGAAGATCAACCGTTTTCTTTTATCTATTTCGGGGATGCACAGAACAATTTGAAATCCATGTGGTCCAGGGTTGTCCGGCAGGCCTACAGTGCAATGCCCCGGGCCCGTTTTATGTTGCACGCCGGAGACCTGATCAACAGGACACATAACGACAGGGAATGGGGAGAGTGGCATCATGCCGGGAGTTTTATCCATGCCATGATTCCAAGTGTTCCGTCACCCGGGAACCATGAATACGACCGGGATGAAGAGGGAAATTTACAACTGGATGTCCACTGGAAAAAGACGTTTCACATGCCGTCCAATGGCCCCGAAGGCCTGGAGAGTTCCGTTTATTACCTGGATTATGGCAATTGCAGGATTATTTCTTTGAATTCACAGGAAATTATACTGGATGAGGTTTCCAGGGAAAAACAGGCGAAATGGCTGGACAGGGTGTTGTCCGGGAATAAGAAGACATGGACGGTTATCACCTTTCACCATCCCCTATTTTCTTCCAAGGAAGGCAGGGACAATCCCGAATTCCGGAAGACATTCAAACCCATTTTTGACAAGTATAAAGTAGACCTTGTTTTACAGGGGCACGATCATACTTACGGAAGGGGGCGTAACCTTCCCGTAGGTGTCACCAATACGGATGCCGGGTCGGGAACCATGTATGTGGTTTCCGTAAGCGGGCCCAAAATGTATAACCTTACCACCGACCGCTGGATGGACAGGGCCGCAAGCAATACGCAGCTTTACCAGATCATATCGATTGCCGGGGATACACTTTCTTTCGAGGCTTATACGGCTACAGGACAGCTATATGATGCTTTTGACATTGTTAAGGGCAATGGTAAAAAGGAATGGAAGGAACGAGTACCACAGGATACCCGGGAAAGGACGGCTTTACCCAAACACTATTTAAAAAAGCTTTCAAAAAAGGAGATCGAGGAATATCACAAGGTGTATCCCGAACGGCATTAATGCTATTTTACAGTTAACAATAAGGAAATTATGTCCGGGCCTGAATATATCGATACAGATTATTCAGGCCCGGACACTTCATCTTTTAATTACACATCGCCTGTCTTTCCTATGCCCTTGAAAAAATAACCGATATCTTTATAGAACCGACAATGACTTTTATCAATACCCCGGATAACAGAATCGGAGTTTGGAGGTCTCCTGTTTTCTTAGGTTGTAAGTTGCCGGTAATGTATGTCCCCTGATCTACAATGTCGATAAAAACTCCTTCAAAACTTCTACGGTACGTTTGAGCTCGTCGTGGTGCAGGTTATGACCGGCTCCGTCGATGTGTACGAGTTTGCCTTTCTGTATCACCGTGGCCGCTTTCTCGTTGGCCTTGCGCTGTTCCGGCGATGCGTCGGCTTTGAGCACAAGCGCGGGTACCGGAATTTTTGCCAGCGCATCTCCGGTCCTCATGGTGCCCGACATGGCCTGCCACGTTTTATCTGTATAGGCACCGTGATATTGTTTTTTCGAGAGTGCCCAATACCGGCAGTCCACTGCATCCCATTTGGGGCTGTTGCGGTGGCAGGTCGCCACCAGGTCGTCGAAGCTATAGTTGTTCTGTGCTACCAGCGTTTCCGGAGGTCCGGACATACTTACGGAAAGCCGGTCCGGCGCCTGGGTTTCGGGTTGCGGAGCTTTGGGCGGCGCATCATTTCCGGTGCTACGTGCTCTACCGCTTTCCCCGGCGGGAAAGCGGTAGAGCATGGGGTCCAGCATAATAATAGCCTTCGCCAGATCCGGATATTCCGCACCTACGCGCATTACCGTAGCAGCGCCCATGGAATGCCCCATCAGGATAGGCTTTTCGAACTTCATCACGCGCACGAACTCCACCACGTCTTTTACCAGCGTATTGCCGTCATCGGAGGTAGTGAACGGGTCAGACAGGCCGTGCCCCCGGGCATCAAGCATATATATGTCGTACGAATCCTGTAGTTTCCAGGTAAGCGTGGTCCAGCTGAGCCCGATATCCGTAACTCCGTGAACCATCACGATAACGGGTTTATCAGGTGCGGGAACAGCATGATAGTAGTGGATGCGAATCCCATTTGCATACACATAGCCGTCCGACCATCCGTCAGGGATTTCCGGGGTATCGCCGGCGTTTGCAATAGCAGGTAACAGGATCAACAGTCCCAGCATCTGCAAGTAGAAATAGATTTTTTTGGCTTTTTTCATAGTAATGACTCCTTTCTGATTTTTTAATTTAACAGTATAACATTGCTCACTTGAATTATTGCTTATAGTCCTTTTTGTATTTTGAGGGGGAAAGGCCCAAGACCCGTTTGAACATCCTGGAAAAATAAAAGGGATCGGTAAATCCCAGGGCATTGGCAATTTCCTTTACATTCATATTGGTAAAGTACAGGTACTGACAGGATTTCTGGATTTTCAGGTGGATAAAATATTTGATCGGAGATGTTCCGGTTGCCGTTTTAAACAATTCCGAATAGCGGGATACCGATAGAAATTGCTGGGAAGCCAGGTCTTTGATGGAAAGCGATTTGTCGAGATGTTTTTTCATGTACGTTATCGATTGATTCACCGGGTTTTTCCGTTCTGTCGGATCATTGGTCCGGGATTGATAAATAAAGGAACTTATATAGTGCAAAAGATATATGTTGGAAAGCTCCAGAGAGGCGTCATCAAAACTGTTTTCCAGAAGTTTGATCATTTTCAGGAACAATTCCGTTCGCTGCTCGTCGTAAGGGATTTTGATGGTTCTGTCCGGGTTGTACTTCAACAACCTTTCGTATATGGAATCCGCATTGTTTCCGATAAAGTGAACCCAGTAAATGCTCCATGGATCGGACAGGGAACTTTTATAATGATGTGGAATACCAGCGGGAATAATAAAAAACTGGTTAGGCTGAAGTTCCAATTCTTCGTTCCCGATAAAAATAACTCCCTTTCCTTCCACACAGTATAACAGGATATATTCGTCACACCCTTTTTTCCTTTCGCGGTCGTGATAATTGGCAAAAGGGTAGTACCCGATAGCGGTTATATACAGGGAATTTATAATCGGGTTCACTTCAATTTTCTTCCTTACATCAGGCGGCAAGACGATCATCCGTTGACCTACAAAACCTTCTTTGATCTTCAGGGATTCATTGTCCATGATTAAGCGTACTTGACAGTTGGATTTATATACACAAGTTTAGTACATGACAAAAATTGTTTTAACCGGGTTTCTCGGAAAATCGGTTTTACCCCGGCCATTTCGACTGGGCTCAATGCATTGCCTGGAGGGAGCCTGATTTTCCTCTCCCGATATTTATCGGGAGAGGAAAATCCATCAAAATTAAATTTTTGTCATGTACTAAAATGCACAAGCTACAATGAATTTGTTATTTACTAAAATAAAGCTGTTGATTTTGACATAAGTTAAAACATGAAAGCTAAAAAATAATAAAATCGTAAAATAATCCATCCTATTGCTATGAATATCCATGTTGACGAGAAGAGAATGCCGTTAATTTTGTGGGCTAAGCAGTTGAGGAAATACTGTAATTAACCCATCCAAAAACAAACTTATGATAACACCTGACCGACAAAAAAAGACCAATGATATCAGGAATTTACTGCTGATATGGTGCTTTTCAGTATTGTTTTCTTCCTGTAACACCGGGCATTCGGACGCATCGTCAGCACTGGATTTATCCGGAAAATGGACATTCCGGATAGATTCCACGGATGTGGGGACCGGCCAACAGTGGTTTAAGCAGGAATTCGAAGATATTGTAACCCTTCCGGGCTCCATGACCACCAACGGAAAAGGGAATGATATAGGGCTTTCCACGCCCTGGACGGGATCTTTTCTGGATTCCTCCTATTTTAAAGCCCCTTCTTATAAAAAATACAGACAGGCCGGAAACATCAAGGTACCTTTTTGGTTACAACCCGAAAAATATTACAAAGGGGTGGCGTGGTACCAGAAGCAGATTGAGATCCCTTCCGACTGGAAAGGAAAATCCCTGGAGTTTAAAATAGAACGGGGCCATTGGGAGACCACGGTATGGCTGGACGATCAGCTCCTGGGAACAGAAAACAGCCTGGGGACACCGCAGGTATTTGAACTCCCGGAAAATTTGGCCCCGGGAACATATACGCTATCTGTTAAAGTGGATAACAGGGTTAAGGATATTGATGTAGGCATCAATTCCCACAGCATTTCCGATCATACACAGTCCAACTGGAATGGTATGGTAGGGGAGCTCTCCATAACAGCAAAACCGCTGGTTCATATCGAGAAGATGGCCCTGTACCCGGATATAGAGAAGAAGGAGGTGAATGTAAAACTTGTCATTGCCAATGGATCGGGCGGAGCGCAAACTGTTAAGGCGCTGTTTAAAGTTACCGGCGAAGAAGAAAACCTGCCGGAAAAGGAGGCAGAAATAAAACTGGAAAAGGGAGAGAACAGCTTTGATCTGAATTATGACATGGGCGATTCCCCGGTTTTATGGGATGAGTTCACTCCTAACCTGTACGAGATGTCCGTTCAATTACAGGGTACCGATTTTGAAGACGCCAGGAAAGCGCAATTCGGGATGCGAAAATTCGCAACCAATGGCTCTCAGCTTACCATAAACAACAGGCTTACATTTATGAGAGGTACCCTGGAATGTGCCATATTCCCAAAAACGGGTTATCCGCCTACGGATAAGGAGGAATGGAAGCGGATCATAAACGTGTGCAAGTCCTTTGGGCTTAATCATATGCGCTTTCACTCCTGGTGTCCTCCCGAAGCAGCGTTTGATGCAGCCGATGAACTCGGATTCTACTTCCAGGTAGAATGCAGCTCATGGGCAAATTTTTCGACTGCCATCGGCGACGGCTCTCCCCTGGACACCTATATCATGGAGGAAAGCGAGCGTATAATAGAGGCCTACGGAAATCATCCGTCGTTTTGTTTTATGGCCTATGGCAATGAGCCCGGAGGAGAACACCACAAGGAGTACCTGAGAAATTTTGTAGAATACTGGAAAACAAAGGACCCCCGTCGACTATATACGACAGCCGCAGGATGGCCTGTGATCGATCAAAATGATTTTAACAGCACTTCAGATCCGCGTATTCAGGGATGGGGTCAGGGACTGAACAGTATTATCAATAAAGAAGCGCCCAGCACAGATTATGACTGGAGCGCCATCACATCGCAATGGGAACAACCGACCATTAGTCATGAAATAGGGCAGTGGTGTGTGTATCCCAATTTTGAGGAAATGTCAAAATATACCGGTGTACTCAAACCTAAGAATTTCGAAATATTCAAGGACAGGTTGTAT contains the following coding sequences:
- a CDS encoding TonB-dependent receptor is translated as MRKLILTKKKIPVIFLWLAGCFTFLYGGPLRAFNADPDLLRERVSLTVNNQSLKYFLKNIEQQLEIKFVYSESRIDLSKRVSGKFDREPLGNVLRNSLPESVGYAVSGRSIILKPKKAGKENPVGKGIIMGNIRGKDSGEALPYATIIVRGTSKGTVADESGNFRLRDLNEGTAVLEVTYVGYEKQESEVHIRNGETIRADFVLTPLFDQLEGVTVTGIRRGEVKALSQMKAAENIKYVMSQEQMERFPDMTLSESLQRVPGVAVGYSYGLARDIIIRGLGQGLSSITINGTRLPSTSAGYRDTDLNGVLSDVVEAVEVVKTLTPDMDADGTGGTVNIITKSPPLNSRTLDAKASAGYNNLVDKANYEMGATYGQRLKKTGFVVGANYLRTSRGEDRVEKGYDEYELDGREQLLLEEYDLTGYMIKRDNVGVNAEFDYYPDDHSRYYIRGSYNKYYEKQNRLRRITGIGEYISTTRISDVRVTQFGNWRDYHRDLTIISIGGKTSFSSWNLDFDLTYSGGNYDQPIYYRANFERSGMSGELDLSNPRVPKIDYVEEAPYDPTQYTTNRYINRHDSSKDHDGQLTFNISKPYTIGDISGEFKFGGRFRYKYNDRSRNYFLHDLREGEFVLADYLSGYRKDDHFDNNYVLDNFPDAEALEDFYENNKGLFKDNENYTRQNTDPDSFFGNEYLGAGYVMTKLNFSNFEVVGGVRYEQTGFHYKGNQVNFDEDGNYLNTFRVDSEKTFDGFFPSLNIKYTLRENTNFRFAVTRSLSRPSYYDLVPWEEVLNSREEINMGNPDLIQATSMNYDLLFEHYFQSVGLISGGVFYKKIGNYIYESNYIREGGTYDGWEVEQVVNGASATVKGLELSWQQQLTFLPGFLNGLGIYANYTYVDSEMEVPGIEQVRTVKLPEMRPHVGNVSLSYEKYGFSGRVSMYFYDTYITELGNNADRDELERARKQIDISASQKLNDRWSIFVNLSNITNAPISFRFGDGRRLDDMYYSSWGNLGVRFNLN
- a CDS encoding purple acid phosphatase family protein — encoded protein: MYKIQLLSVFLAGFFCIAVNGQEFLPGPFPDRVVLTWSDDPRTSQTVNWRTDGQTRISYLEVAEADASPDFPSKAKRIQAETSFLEVDGVRANYHTVEIDSLSPGTLYAYRVGQGESWSEWYHFSTAPEEDQPFSFIYFGDAQNNLKSMWSRVVRQAYSAMPRARFMLHAGDLINRTHNDREWGEWHHAGSFIHAMIPSVPSPGNHEYDRDEEGNLQLDVHWKKTFHMPSNGPEGLESSVYYLDYGNCRIISLNSQEIILDEVSREKQAKWLDRVLSGNKKTWTVITFHHPLFSSKEGRDNPEFRKTFKPIFDKYKVDLVLQGHDHTYGRGRNLPVGVTNTDAGSGTMYVVSVSGPKMYNLTTDRWMDRAASNTQLYQIISIAGDTLSFEAYTATGQLYDAFDIVKGNGKKEWKERVPQDTRERTALPKHYLKKLSKKEIEEYHKVYPERH
- a CDS encoding RNA polymerase sigma-70 factor; this encodes MQDETLYKQLQDDREEALGILFDKYFPGLCFYSQRITGSKELAEEIVADVFIRIWENRKKTSIGNVRSYLYTGVKNRSLQIVEKEKTHRSAKREQNDLYLQTTDHESRTISRESLEQVMAVIQKMPEQRRTVFLLNRINGLKYKEIAASLDISIHTVQNHMVNAVRFLHENLSRNYSSK
- a CDS encoding FecR family protein, encoding MQDKFWELTTKYFSNEANEKDIHLLSELLQKNEEYQKIFDELALQWNMAGNIAYASFDKERASLKMNAAVSSGRKRNKKQRKLWWSAAAVLLCLLGLVPVILLRSSRWTTFTTTDNQHLKVLLPDSSSVWLNSNATLAYDFSKENIRCVRLEGEAYFEVTKDALRPFVIESTHLTTTVLGTSFNINAGSTEEQVSVIEGKVAVKNHRGDHVLLQSGDQAGYLQASGGLRKVKVHNIHNTIAWKDEIFDFNNIPVGDALNYLAEAYNVSFEYTDENIKQCTITASFEKQSLKTILNIICLSIHCKYRVLPGERKVVISGEGC
- a CDS encoding VOC family protein; translation: MKGEIADLKHGNEIVFTLSADSKEEVNNWEDEVIKAGGTIISPAEEFGNGYYGFVFTDPDGHKFNVFYM
- a CDS encoding VOC family protein, which produces MKNKEIWANLTVKDLERTTKFYTELGFKSNGASEELTSFFVGKNDFVIHFFLKEVLNHYGLEVHRFLNLTKIEH
- a CDS encoding helix-turn-helix domain-containing protein; the encoded protein is MESIYEIMVEPDYINDTGSPDEGFYRKRKGLEVEEILKNLKKYLGIKTNVELSEILDVRPNTISTWKKRNSMDYSRLIAIGKSHKLDLNRLFSNKVKKETFNENVIVVPREFQYQYVTSFGEKEFLDGMPRYRFPFATGKGKIRIFQVDNITSFSSFKGNFFAVGELINGIGNITEDTVYIVVNKVSGISVGKIEQYDNDPDALYIVNNQNKIMRNKIRISAGDVVEIWEVNNIVFGKL